The bacterium nucleotide sequence CGTCTTTCAGGTTGAGCGAATCGATGCTGGTTTTACATACACTTCCGGCGATGTTATCGGATGATGTCAGATCCGATGGATCATAGGGCATAATGTACCGGACTGCATCACGGGCGTGCATCTTCGATCCGAACTGAAACTCGTAGAGATGTTCGTCAAAACGGTCGAATGCGGTAAAAATCGAATCATGGAGGTTTTCAAGGGTCTGGCTTCCAAGAATCTGGATTGTCCGGGATACTTCGGGATTTTCATCAAAGAACTCGTCGTTTACGGGGCCGCTCATCAGGGTAACTTTAAGGGTATACAGTTTCTCTGATGTCTTTTTGCCGGTTGTTTTTGAGGGTGTCTTTTTCATATAAACCTCGTCCTTACAATACCTGTTGAACGGTTTCAACTGTTTGTCCGGTAATTACTGTCTTATCGGTAAAAACCATGGTTATGTTATTTGCACATATTATCAATAATAACAACATAATACACAATGATATTAACCTGCGCAATCTCTGACGTAAATATAAGGGTGTCTAAAAAAAAAGTATAGCATAATTCAACAGGAAAATGAAAAATATTTAAAAAAATTGTTCAGAAACCCAGCGCGCTTTTTGCCGCATCACGATACGCGCGTTTCAGGTTCCCCGGACCGAGCTTTATACCACCCCAATAGCGTGTCACGGTTACGAGGATATTGGTGATATCGCCGTTTCTCAGGAGAAGGAGAATTGGCATGCCTCCGGTGCCGTGCGGCTCGCCGTCATCCGACATTCCCTCCCTTACCGGGTTTCCGGCAATACGGAATGCAAAGGCAACATGACGCGCCTTGCGGTCGGCCGCTTTTATCTCTTTCACGATGGCGCGGGCAGCGTTTTCATCGGTTACCGGTATTACCGTTCCCACGAAAGTCGATTTCATCACTTTATGGGGAGGCCCGGTTTTTGCCCCCGGAATAACCGGTTCCATATTTTAACGTCCAGTTGTCGATGTGTTATACATATATCCGTTATACGCGCGTATATGCGAGCGGCGGCGTTTTTTTAATCAGCTTCAGCGGCCATGGTGATACCGGCGCCGCAGTTCCCACAGCGTCCACACAATCCCTACGACAAAACCGGCCACATGTGAAATGAATGCCACACCACCCTGTCCGGCGGCGCCTTCCGCGGCAACGATGCTCGTCATGCTCTGGCTGAGCTGTATTACAAACCAGAGCCCGAGCATGATGAATGCCGGAATGGGGATAATCCGCACAAAAATGATCAGTATCACCAGACAGTATATCCGTGAACCCGGAAACCGTAAAAAATACGCTCCTAAAATGCCCGCTATCGCGCCGGACGCACCCACGAGCGGCACGGTTCCGGCGGGAAAAGCGAACGCAAACGCCAGAACGGCACAAATCCCGGAGGCAAGGTAAAAAACGAGAAACCTGAAATGGCCGAAATCGTCCTCGACATTACGGCCGAAAGCCCAGAGATAGAGCATATTTGCGCCGAGATGCAAAAATCCGCCGTGGGAAAACATACTCGTCATAATCGAAAAATACGGAGTCATACGGCCGGGAATACTGACCGTTCCCGGATGAAAGAAATCGACCGGTATCATGCCATAGAGCCGCACCGATTGCGCAACCGATCCCGGACCTGTCAGCTGTATCCAGAAAACAGCAGCGTTAACCGCGATGAGCAGCAGTGTCATGAACGGAAATCGTGACAATGGTCTGTCGCTGTACAGGGGAAACATGACCGCCCGCTCCTCGTTTTCTATGATTCGGTGATTTCTTTGTAGAATCCGGGTTGCCTGGTTTTGAACAAGTCACTGTATTTATTGATACTTTTATTGTCCGCATCGACGGGGTTGATGTCGACGACAGCGACATGGTCGCCTTCAGGCGGCGCGCTTGCGAGCACCTCGCCACCCGGAGTCGTTATCTGGCTTGCGCCGGTGAAACTGAAGGTTTTGTCGCCAACAGTTTCACTGCCGTAACGGTTGGCCGTGACGGAGAATACGCGGTTTTCAATGCTCCTGATTACCATGGCGCGCTGTCCCCAGGGAAGCACGAAGTTGACGGGGTGACAGATTATCTGTGCGCCTTTGAGGGCAAGAACCCGTACGGATTCCGGGAAAAACCAGTCGAAGCAGATGATCATGCCGAGCCTGAATCCGTTGAAATCGTGCACGGCGAACGGGATATTCCCCGGCTCGAAAATGATGGTTTCCGTTCCGAAGAGGTGAATCTTGCGGTAGAGTTCACGGCTCCCGTCGGGACGGAGGAGGGCAGCGGAATTGTACAGCCTGCCGCCGTCATTCTCGGCGAATCCCACCACGATTCCGCACGACCGCTTGGCGGCGACCTTCATGAGCGCATCGAGACTCGGCGATGTCTCGAACCGTTCGGATATGCCCGCCAGATCGGCCTTTTTCAAAAACGTATACCCCGTCGTCGCGAGTTCCGGAAGGACAAGGAGATCGGCCTCGGCCGAGGAGATAAGACGTTTCATTGTTTCCACATTGGCCTCGACCGCGCCGAATTCCGGCTTGAACTGAATATAACCAACTCTCATATTATCAGACCCTTAAGCAAAACGATGATATATTCCCGTGTGTATGAATTTCATCCACCGGGGGATTTTTTACGCGCCTTACGGAAATAAATGTCAAATATACGGACCGGGATGTCAAGTATTTCGTGCAGGTTCGTGGAAATTTTCAATTCGAGCCGACAGATCAGGGTAAACCGGGGATTGTCATGTTTAAAAGCACCGGTTTTATTTATACCGGTTATCCAGTTAAATCAGCCAACATGATTTATCCCCCTCGGCTTCGCCGTTTCCCCCTTATAAAGGAAAGGGGGATGAAAGTGCCCCAAAAGCCGCTCCCCCCTTAAAAGGGGGGATGCCGCAGGCAGGGGGGATCACATACTATCGGAAGAAATAATTCTTTTTAAAAGTCTTGTGATATAGTCTGTTAGTGTGGATATAAGCTGTCAAGGGTCGGCACGAAGTGCCGATTTACATGCCCTTGACAGCACCGAAACAATACATTTCATTATCGGGCTCGTGAAAAATATACTTTTTCACAGCCCTCTTAAAAAGGGTTTTCTATGCTTATCAAACTGGATAACCGATTTTATTTTATACCATATTAATATCATCAGGCAATAAAAAAGGCGAGCCTCAAAAACCCGCCTTTTGTATGCACATAATACGGTAGATTATTCGAACGATATCGCCTCAACCGGGCAGCTCTCCGTCGCTTCGATAACGCACTGTTCGAGATCGGCAGGGACGGTATCGACAATTACAACCGCAACATCTTCCATTTCGAATACATCGGGGCATGTGTCAACACAGAGACCGCAGGCTGTGCAGAGTGTGGGATCAACAAATGCTTTCATGGCACGCTCCTTGTAAAAAATTCCTGTCTTTCAGGAATAATAAACAGTAAAACAGTGCGAAGCCGCAAGTACTTTTACCGGAGTCTGTGTATTTTCTGTAACTCAATATAAAACAACAGATAATATTTACTTAACGACATCTTTATTACATTTTTCAGCGGTTGTTACTCCCGTAAATCCCATAAAAGCGCCGGAAAGGCCGCTCGAACCTTGCTTCATTAAAAGTTTTTTCCACGGGTACGGGCGTTATTTAACCTCGCGCTTTACCTGCCGAGAGCTTCTTTTACAACTTCCGCGATGCCTTCCGGATCGAAACGGTATTTTTTATAGAGATCCTCACAGGTTCCCGATTCGCCGAACGCATCCCTGAGGCCGTGACGGGTGAGCTTCCCCGCGCCCGATTCGGCCAGAACCTCGGCAACGGCCGTTCCCAGACCGCCGATGATGTTGTGATCCTCGACGGTGACGATGTGTCCGGTTTCACGGGCGCAGCGCCGTATCGCTTCGGCATCGATCGGTTTAATCGTATGGATATTGACCACGCCGGCCGAGATGCCGTCCTTTTTGAGCAGCTCCGCTGCCGCGACGGCATGATGAACCGGCCCGCCCGAGGCCATGATGGTTATGTCTTTCCCCGGGACAAGCTCCACAGCCTTGCCGATAGTGAACTTATACCCGGGGCCATTGACATCGGTGACATTCTGACGGGTGAGCCGCAGATAGCTCGGGACATCGTTTTCCACCATCCACCTGACCGCAAGCCGTGTCTCGATGTCGTCCGCCGGCTGGATGACGGTCATATGTGGCAGGCCGCGCATGAGACCGATATCCTCGAGCCCCATCTGCGAATTGCCATCTTCGCCGATGCCGATGCCTGCATGGGTTCCCACGATACGGACCGGGGCTTCCGAGTAGGCCACGGAGATACGGATGGTGTCGTAGCGGCCGGTGACGAAACACGCGAACGAGCAGATGAACGGTTTTTTCCCGGCGAGCGCGAGTCCTGCGCCGGCGCCGATCATGTTCGCCTCCGAAATGCCCATTTCAAAGAAACGGTCGGGGTATTTGTCCGCAAACATCTTTGACATGGTGGATTTGGACAGGTCCGCATCGAGCACCACAATGTCCCTGTGAATACCGCCAAGCTCGAGGAGAGCCTGGCCGAACGATTTTCGTGTAGCCATTTTTGCCATGATTTTCTCTCCTCCGCTCTTAAGCGCTCAGCTCTTCAAGGGCTTTCGCTTCCTGTTCTTTGTTCGGGGCGACGCCATGCCAGTCGACGAGACCTTCCATGAAGGATACGCCTTTCCCTTTGACCGTATCTGCAATGATAAACGTCGGTTTACCCTTTGTCGATGCAGCCTCATTGAAAGCGTCAATGATGTCGTCAAAATCGTGCCCATCCACTGAAATCACGTGCCAGCCGAATGCTTTCCATTTGTCGGCAATCGGTTCGATAGGCATGACATCCTTCACATACCCGTCGATCTGAGCCTTGTTGTAATCGAGTATGCACACGAGGTTGTCGACCTTGAATTTGGGAGCCGCGAGGGCCGCTTCCCATATCTGGCCCTCCTGGCTCTCGCCATCCCCGATGAGGCAGTAAACGCGGAACGCGTTGTTTTCGAGCTTTGAAGCGAGCGCATATCCGAGGGCGATACTCAATCCCTGGCCGAGCGAGCCGGTGGATGCTTCGAGGGCTGAAAGCCTGCACCTGTCGGGATGTCCCTGAAACGGGGAATCGACCTTGCGCAGGGAAAGCAGGCTCTCGCGGGGCCAATATCCGAGGTTTGCCATGACCGCGTACTGTCCGGGGATGCCATGACCCTTCGAGAGAACGAAACGGTCGCGGTTTTTCATCGACGGGTTTTTGCTGTCGTGGTTCATGACATGACCATAAAGCGAGACAATGATCTCGATCTCGGAAAGAGACCCGCCCGAATGGCCGCTCTCCGCGGCTGTGAGCATTTTGATGACATCAATGCGCGATTGACGTGCCAGTTCCCTGAGATACTCTTTATCATAAGGTTTTGACACGATTAACCTCCTTTGAGTAAATAAATTCCATGTAAATATCTATTTAAATCCCAATATACGAAATGCCGGAATAAAAAAAAATAAAAAAGGCGGCATCGTTCGGAGAGCAGGCGAATACCGGGTACGTATCATGGCGACATCGAAGTGAATATTCCGGCGGAAACGAATGAATTCCGATATATGATATGCGCTGCCTGTAATCGCGAAATGGTGTGTCACTGTGTTACTATCCAGTCGGTTTGAATAATTGTACTTGACATCTCTATATTCAGCGTTTATAATGCTGTAAACTTAAAACGATTATAGTTTCCGGTTTATATGGGGCTTTTCATGACCGCTAAAACATACCAGACAACGACAAATCTTGTCGAAAACATTATTCGGAGCGCCGCGGAACGCTTCAAAAAATACGGGTACGGGAAAACGACAGTCAATGAGATTGCCGCCGATCTTCACATCAGTAAAAAAACCCTTTATGCAATATTCCCGTCAAAAGAAGAAATCGTTCGCGAGGTGGCATGGCGCGAAACAGTGGAGATAATAAGAAAATTCAACTATACGGTCCCGACTGACATGAAGTCCGATTCACTCCTCATCGCTCTGTGCAGATTCATCTTTCTCGACAGGATTAAAAACGGGAAAACAGGGCTGTTCCGGGGAATATACAGTGAAGACCTCGAAATTAGAAAAGCCTTTACCGGCGCACTCAGCCGTGTAATCGCGACGCTCTACGAGGATGGCATCAAGCGCGGTCTTCTGAAACCGCTCGACCCTGTTTTTGCAGCCTCGGTTGTCGTGAATATGGTCGACACCGCGACAGGGTATTTTCATGCGGCAGAACAGCCTGTACAGATGTTTGACGGCGCGTTGAGATTGATAGCGGACGCTGTCTCTTACAAAGACCGTATTGCTTTTAATGCGATGGGATAATGTTGTGTCGCCATAAATCCGTATCGTTTTACAGATCCGCATACCGGAATGCCCCTGCATCGAACGGTTGAAAGACTGTTGACAATTTTTCAGTATAATGATTTTTATATCTATTTCTGATAATTCCGGTACATATTCCGGTAACTTGCTGAACGGGAACATAATAGAAAGAAAAATACGATTGCATCAGGATTTTATGCTCAGAACAATCTGTAAATAAATAGTTTATATAATACATGCTTGATTCGGACAGGTGATTTTACTTTTCATGGCATACAAACAGGACTGACCCCGATTTTCGTGTTTCTGTCGTTACCGTTCGGTCGTTTACCCCTGTGTGGAAAACTTATATGTATGCATCGCAACCAGTTTGGAGTTTTCGGGACTCTATAAGTATAAAGCGACAACTCGTGACGCTTTAAAATGTCTCAAATTCAGCTTATTGACACATTACTGTTTCATGAAAATGATATCGGGCGAACCGTGAACGGCAGCGGCGATAATGGTTTTTTGCTAATTCATATGTACAGATAATCTGAGAATTTCTTGACCTGCTGTCAGATACCCCGTATTATTACAAGAGTATATTGAGGAGACTCACCATGTTCGATATAATCGTGCTGACACCATCAGCGGATCATGGAGGTATATAATGCTGGAAAAGATTTTCAGGCTCAGGGAAAACAACACGACAGTGCAGACAGAGATCATCGCGGGCGCCACGACATTTCTTTCCATGGCGTATATTATTTTTTTCCAGCCCGCGCTGCTCTCTCATGCGGGGATGGATTTCGGATCGGTGATGATGGCCACCTGCCTGTC carries:
- a CDS encoding plasmid pRiA4b ORF-3 family protein gives rise to the protein MKKTPSKTTGKKTSEKLYTLKVTLMSGPVNDEFFDENPEVSRTIQILGSQTLENLHDSIFTAFDRFDEHLYEFQFGSKMHARDAVRYIMPYDPSDLTSSDNIAGSVCKTSIDSLNLKDGQTFFYWFDFGDDWMHEVFVLSVDTDSSGGKYPKITERIGDSPPQYSEMEDDDDPVHELDDEDDLEDKYYRGYSSGNKYGDYGGLMAGYHDDESYD
- a CDS encoding YigZ family protein, yielding MEPVIPGAKTGPPHKVMKSTFVGTVIPVTDENAARAIVKEIKAADRKARHVAFAFRIAGNPVREGMSDDGEPHGTGGMPILLLLRNGDITNILVTVTRYWGGIKLGPGNLKRAYRDAAKSALGF
- a CDS encoding rhomboid family intramembrane serine protease, producing MFPLYSDRPLSRFPFMTLLLIAVNAAVFWIQLTGPGSVAQSVRLYGMIPVDFFHPGTVSIPGRMTPYFSIMTSMFSHGGFLHLGANMLYLWAFGRNVEDDFGHFRFLVFYLASGICAVLAFAFAFPAGTVPLVGASGAIAGILGAYFLRFPGSRIYCLVILIIFVRIIPIPAFIMLGLWFVIQLSQSMTSIVAAEGAAGQGGVAFISHVAGFVVGIVWTLWELRRRYHHGR
- a CDS encoding nitrilase codes for the protein MRVGYIQFKPEFGAVEANVETMKRLISSAEADLLVLPELATTGYTFLKKADLAGISERFETSPSLDALMKVAAKRSCGIVVGFAENDGGRLYNSAALLRPDGSRELYRKIHLFGTETIIFEPGNIPFAVHDFNGFRLGMIICFDWFFPESVRVLALKGAQIICHPVNFVLPWGQRAMVIRSIENRVFSVTANRYGSETVGDKTFSFTGASQITTPGGEVLASAPPEGDHVAVVDINPVDADNKSINKYSDLFKTRQPGFYKEITES
- a CDS encoding ferredoxin; amino-acid sequence: MKAFVDPTLCTACGLCVDTCPDVFEMEDVAVVIVDTVPADLEQCVIEATESCPVEAISFE
- a CDS encoding transketolase family protein, which translates into the protein MAKMATRKSFGQALLELGGIHRDIVVLDADLSKSTMSKMFADKYPDRFFEMGISEANMIGAGAGLALAGKKPFICSFACFVTGRYDTIRISVAYSEAPVRIVGTHAGIGIGEDGNSQMGLEDIGLMRGLPHMTVIQPADDIETRLAVRWMVENDVPSYLRLTRQNVTDVNGPGYKFTIGKAVELVPGKDITIMASGGPVHHAVAAAELLKKDGISAGVVNIHTIKPIDAEAIRRCARETGHIVTVEDHNIIGGLGTAVAEVLAESGAGKLTRHGLRDAFGESGTCEDLYKKYRFDPEGIAEVVKEALGR
- a CDS encoding transketolase — its product is MSKPYDKEYLRELARQSRIDVIKMLTAAESGHSGGSLSEIEIIVSLYGHVMNHDSKNPSMKNRDRFVLSKGHGIPGQYAVMANLGYWPRESLLSLRKVDSPFQGHPDRCRLSALEASTGSLGQGLSIALGYALASKLENNAFRVYCLIGDGESQEGQIWEAALAAPKFKVDNLVCILDYNKAQIDGYVKDVMPIEPIADKWKAFGWHVISVDGHDFDDIIDAFNEAASTKGKPTFIIADTVKGKGVSFMEGLVDWHGVAPNKEQEAKALEELSA
- a CDS encoding TetR/AcrR family transcriptional regulator, whose translation is MTAKTYQTTTNLVENIIRSAAERFKKYGYGKTTVNEIAADLHISKKTLYAIFPSKEEIVREVAWRETVEIIRKFNYTVPTDMKSDSLLIALCRFIFLDRIKNGKTGLFRGIYSEDLEIRKAFTGALSRVIATLYEDGIKRGLLKPLDPVFAASVVVNMVDTATGYFHAAEQPVQMFDGALRLIADAVSYKDRIAFNAMG